One window of Phycisphaeraceae bacterium genomic DNA carries:
- a CDS encoding amidohydrolase family protein, which yields MHHHTRARRPKAARLAAIASIAITALLPTLPSHGSDPLPPLSDAPTLFRNVNVLTMTEPGVKSGWSVLVVGGRIAQVGPIDAVNPGDALQNLTIIEGDGNAWLIPGLADMHVHLPPYEPGNAQHEAAAFRACALLLANGITTARGMVGHPSHPRLRQAIADGSLLGPTLHIAGPPIHQGIAKTPEEA from the coding sequence ATGCACCACCATACACGTGCGCGTCGCCCCAAGGCCGCGCGCCTCGCCGCCATCGCCTCGATCGCGATCACGGCTCTCCTCCCAACGCTCCCATCCCACGGCTCTGATCCGCTCCCGCCGCTGAGCGATGCGCCAACACTCTTCCGCAACGTCAATGTGCTCACCATGACCGAGCCCGGCGTAAAGTCCGGCTGGTCTGTCCTCGTCGTCGGAGGCCGCATCGCGCAGGTCGGCCCGATCGACGCCGTCAACCCCGGCGACGCGCTCCAGAACCTCACAATCATCGAAGGAGACGGCAACGCCTGGCTCATCCCCGGCCTCGCGGACATGCACGTCCACCTGCCGCCATACGAACCCGGCAACGCCCAACATGAAGCCGCCGCCTTCCGCGCATGCGCACTCCTTCTTGCAAACGGCATCACCACCGCACGCGGCATGGTCGGCCATCCATCCCACCCCCGCCTCAGACAGGCCATCGCAGACGGCTCCCTGCTCGGCCCCACACTCCACATCGCAGGACCGCCCATTCACCAGGGAATCGCCAAGACTCCGGAAGAGGCCTAG
- a CDS encoding glycosyltransferase family 2 protein, with product MALPLSVAIVCRNNAPTIGRTLDSVRGLASEIVAVDSGSTDETIPMLEAAGARVIRSPWLGHVRTKQLALESCTHPWILSLDSDESVEPELARAIDAALTRNDPAVRGYELNRKIFYAGRFLQHTYQPEWRLRLVRQGAAAWGGLDPHDKLSLIKAPGAPAYVARLSGDLRHDSWTTIADHLAKQVGHARISAESLFNEGRRTNAARLVISTIGALFKQIVLRSAWRDGWRGWAAAGSAAAGTLMKHVILLERQSKPFTTEGHGRATEESGKEA from the coding sequence ATGGCATTGCCCCTCTCCGTCGCAATCGTCTGCAGGAACAACGCCCCGACCATCGGTCGGACCCTCGATTCCGTGCGGGGTCTGGCCTCAGAGATCGTCGCCGTCGACTCCGGCTCGACCGATGAGACGATCCCGATGCTCGAAGCCGCCGGGGCACGCGTCATCCGCTCCCCGTGGCTCGGACACGTCAGGACCAAGCAACTCGCCCTCGAGTCCTGCACCCACCCCTGGATCCTCTCGCTCGACTCCGACGAGAGCGTCGAGCCCGAACTCGCACGCGCCATCGACGCCGCGCTCACCCGCAACGACCCCGCCGTCCGCGGCTACGAACTCAACCGCAAAATCTTCTACGCCGGACGCTTCCTCCAGCACACCTACCAGCCCGAGTGGCGCCTCCGCCTCGTGCGTCAGGGCGCCGCCGCATGGGGCGGCCTCGACCCCCACGATAAGCTCTCCCTCATCAAAGCGCCGGGTGCCCCCGCATACGTGGCCCGCCTCTCCGGCGACCTCCGCCACGACTCCTGGACCACCATCGCCGATCACCTCGCCAAGCAGGTCGGCCACGCTCGCATCTCCGCCGAGAGTCTCTTCAATGAAGGACGCCGCACCAACGCCGCCCGCCTCGTCATCTCCACCATCGGCGCGCTCTTCAAGCAGATCGTGCTCCGCTCGGCGTGGAGGGATGGATGGCGAGGGTGGGCCGCCGCGGGTTCTGCCGCGGCGGGGACGCTGATGAAGCACGTGATCCTGTTGGAGAGGCAATCCAAGCCATTCACCACGGAGGGCCACGGGAGGGCCACGGAGGAGAGTGGGAAAGAGGCCTGA
- a CDS encoding DoxX family membrane protein, which produces MSGGGCCRTGPRACESIGVGSVLLLAIRLFLGGVLVYASLVKIGDPQQFAFGIEAYRLVPEDAKHLTALGAFVVPWMELIVGAMLVLGVWSRSAAAVAMSLMGLFVYAVWSVIARDLDVTCGCFGKMKGPFGCEGPIGMCKLAENLTLFASALALVVLGPGSIALDGLCRRRGA; this is translated from the coding sequence ATGAGCGGCGGAGGGTGTTGCCGCACGGGGCCTCGGGCGTGCGAGTCGATCGGCGTCGGGTCTGTGCTTCTGCTCGCGATACGTCTGTTTCTGGGGGGCGTGCTGGTGTACGCCTCGCTGGTCAAGATCGGAGACCCGCAGCAGTTCGCGTTCGGCATCGAGGCGTATCGGCTCGTGCCTGAGGATGCGAAGCACCTGACAGCTCTGGGAGCGTTTGTCGTTCCGTGGATGGAGTTGATCGTTGGTGCGATGCTGGTGCTGGGTGTGTGGAGCCGCTCTGCGGCGGCCGTGGCCATGTCGCTGATGGGTCTATTTGTGTACGCGGTGTGGAGCGTGATCGCGCGCGACCTGGATGTCACGTGCGGGTGCTTCGGCAAGATGAAGGGGCCGTTCGGGTGTGAGGGACCGATCGGGATGTGCAAGCTCGCGGAGAACCTGACGCTGTTTGCTTCGGCTCTGGCGTTGGTTGTGCTCGGGCCCGGGTCGATCGCGCTCGACGGTCTTTGTCGGCGACGAGGGGCGTGA
- a CDS encoding insulinase family protein — translation MFERRTGLSICAMVLLVCGHAVGSGLTEIEQPERQRGARSGEARGVGQGWNAETALPVDPTLVTGRLENGLRYIIKQHAVPPGRAVMWIHIGTGSLNETDRQRGIAHYLEHMAFNGSENFAPGSLVPFFQSLGMTFGRDQNAFTSFDQTVYQLSLPDAKPETLGDGMRFFADVVGRLSLLPEEIEEERQIIQEERRRGLSGRQRTQYEMLEKMAPGSLFGVRLPIGTEETINSVMVEDFRAYYDAWYGASNSTLMVVADADPEVVKGVIEAHFGGLPARPVPVSQDVGVRAYEKSFAIVTHDPEVRTESVQIVRLEPARRPVTTVGGMREDLVDSLGQFAMNRRLSNKVAAGGTSYMSASASSGTQSRAIHTAEISGRAKPGMWRAALEEIALELQRARAFGFSAREIEEARREIVSGAERAVETEATRPAQMIIGRLNSDVAAGRPTMSAKQRLDLINALLPTITDEEVSSRFRTEFDTSAVSFGVTLPSGPTVPTEQELLDIGVAALAVKPTPEAESEGAVALMTELPEPGKVSEGAMHEASRVWSGWLSNGVRVHFREMKERENQVTVSIDLIGGELLETAQNRGITGAATLAWSRPATMGLSSSEIRSLMTGKKVSVRGGGFGGGRGGGGGGSNTDSISLSISGSPEDLEPGFQLAHLLLTEPRIEPSAFEQFVTASRESILESETNPLRYGTRVASAAMYPADVARVQPLTVAQVDRLKLDEAQTWLDAIVRGSPIEVTIVGDIDRGRLMPLVERYIGSLPARERVGATLFSSERSLKRPVGPRVVTEVIKTPTQQAFVMSGFYGADQLDRDDARAMALASRIMSTRMVTEVREKEQLVYSIGAGSRPGTTYPGFGMFSAAAPTEPAKADALVAKLGAMYDAFAKEGPSEEELDVARKQIANTFQQDLLEPGYWSRRIGQMTFRGDSLDEILADPEAYQRIDAEAIRSTFAKYYRPENMVTVVVKPEPAEGGGAH, via the coding sequence ATGTTTGAACGCCGCACGGGGTTGTCGATTTGCGCGATGGTGCTGCTTGTCTGCGGACATGCGGTCGGGAGCGGACTGACGGAGATTGAGCAGCCGGAGCGTCAGCGCGGCGCGCGAAGCGGTGAGGCACGCGGGGTCGGACAGGGGTGGAATGCGGAGACGGCGTTGCCCGTTGATCCGACTCTGGTGACTGGTCGGCTTGAGAACGGGTTGCGGTACATCATCAAGCAGCACGCGGTGCCGCCGGGCCGTGCGGTGATGTGGATCCACATCGGGACGGGATCTCTGAATGAGACGGACCGTCAGCGTGGGATCGCTCACTACCTGGAGCACATGGCGTTCAACGGTTCGGAGAATTTCGCGCCGGGTTCGCTTGTGCCGTTCTTCCAATCGCTGGGCATGACGTTCGGGCGCGACCAGAATGCGTTTACGAGTTTCGACCAGACGGTGTACCAGTTGTCGCTGCCGGACGCGAAGCCGGAGACGCTGGGCGACGGGATGCGTTTCTTTGCGGATGTTGTGGGGAGGTTGTCGCTGCTGCCCGAGGAGATCGAGGAGGAGCGCCAGATCATTCAGGAAGAGCGTCGGCGCGGGCTTTCGGGGCGTCAGCGGACGCAGTATGAGATGCTTGAGAAGATGGCTCCCGGCTCGCTATTCGGCGTGCGTCTGCCGATCGGCACCGAGGAGACGATCAACAGCGTGATGGTGGAGGACTTCCGGGCGTACTACGACGCGTGGTACGGGGCGTCGAACTCGACGCTGATGGTGGTCGCGGATGCTGATCCGGAGGTTGTGAAGGGTGTGATCGAGGCGCACTTCGGCGGATTGCCGGCGCGTCCTGTGCCTGTGTCCCAGGATGTGGGCGTGCGTGCATACGAGAAGAGCTTCGCGATCGTGACGCATGATCCGGAGGTTCGGACGGAATCGGTGCAGATCGTTCGGCTGGAGCCGGCGCGGCGTCCGGTGACGACGGTTGGGGGCATGCGTGAGGATCTTGTCGATTCGCTTGGGCAGTTCGCGATGAACCGTCGGCTGTCGAACAAGGTTGCAGCGGGCGGGACGAGCTATATGAGCGCGAGTGCGAGCAGCGGCACGCAGTCTCGCGCGATCCATACGGCGGAGATCAGCGGGCGCGCGAAGCCGGGCATGTGGAGAGCGGCTCTGGAGGAGATCGCGCTCGAGTTGCAACGGGCCAGAGCGTTTGGTTTTTCGGCGCGGGAGATCGAGGAGGCGAGGAGAGAGATCGTGTCCGGCGCGGAGCGTGCCGTGGAGACGGAGGCGACGAGGCCTGCGCAGATGATCATCGGTCGGCTGAACAGCGATGTGGCCGCGGGAAGGCCGACGATGTCCGCGAAGCAGCGGCTGGATCTGATCAACGCGCTTCTGCCGACGATCACGGATGAGGAGGTGTCTTCGCGTTTCAGGACAGAGTTTGACACTTCGGCGGTCTCGTTCGGCGTGACGCTTCCCTCGGGTCCGACGGTGCCGACGGAGCAGGAGCTGCTCGACATCGGCGTTGCCGCGCTGGCGGTGAAGCCGACGCCTGAGGCCGAGAGCGAGGGCGCGGTTGCGTTGATGACCGAGTTGCCGGAGCCGGGGAAGGTGTCTGAGGGCGCGATGCACGAGGCGAGCCGCGTGTGGTCCGGCTGGCTCTCGAACGGCGTGAGGGTCCACTTCAGGGAGATGAAGGAGCGTGAGAACCAGGTCACGGTGAGCATCGACCTGATCGGCGGCGAGCTGCTGGAGACGGCGCAGAACCGCGGGATCACGGGCGCGGCAACGCTCGCTTGGTCGCGACCGGCGACGATGGGGCTGTCTTCGAGCGAGATTCGCTCGCTGATGACCGGGAAGAAGGTATCTGTCCGAGGCGGGGGATTCGGCGGCGGGCGAGGCGGCGGCGGCGGGGGAAGCAACACCGACTCGATCTCGCTGAGCATCTCCGGAAGTCCGGAGGATCTTGAGCCGGGCTTCCAGCTTGCGCATCTTCTTCTGACTGAGCCGCGCATCGAGCCGTCGGCGTTTGAGCAGTTCGTGACGGCCTCACGGGAGTCGATTCTTGAGTCGGAGACGAACCCACTGCGGTACGGGACGCGTGTTGCTTCTGCGGCGATGTATCCGGCGGATGTGGCGAGGGTGCAGCCGCTGACGGTTGCGCAGGTTGATCGTTTGAAACTCGATGAGGCGCAGACGTGGCTCGATGCGATTGTGCGCGGCTCGCCGATCGAGGTGACGATTGTCGGGGATATTGATCGCGGGAGGTTGATGCCACTCGTCGAGCGGTATATCGGTTCGTTGCCAGCGCGTGAGCGGGTTGGTGCGACGCTGTTCTCTTCCGAGCGATCATTGAAGCGGCCGGTGGGGCCGCGTGTGGTGACGGAGGTGATCAAGACGCCGACGCAGCAGGCGTTTGTGATGTCGGGCTTCTACGGGGCCGACCAGTTGGATCGTGACGATGCTCGGGCGATGGCGCTTGCGTCTCGCATCATGTCGACACGGATGGTGACCGAGGTGAGGGAGAAGGAGCAACTGGTCTACAGCATCGGCGCGGGATCGAGGCCGGGGACGACGTACCCGGGGTTCGGGATGTTCTCGGCGGCAGCGCCAACGGAGCCGGCGAAGGCGGATGCGCTTGTGGCGAAGCTTGGGGCGATGTACGACGCCTTCGCGAAGGAGGGCCCGAGCGAGGAGGAGCTTGATGTCGCCAGAAAGCAGATTGCCAACACGTTCCAGCAGGACCTGCTGGAGCCGGGGTACTGGTCGCGGCGGATCGGGCAGATGACGTTCCGGGGTGATTCGCTCGACGAGATCCTTGCCGATCCTGAGGCGTACCAGAGAATTGATGCGGAGGCGATCCGTTCGACGTTTGCGAAGTACTACAGGCCTGAGAACATGGTGACGGTCGTGGTGAAGCCGGAGCCGGCAGAAGGTGGCGGAGCACATTGA
- a CDS encoding rhodanese-like domain-containing protein, translating into MPPFEGAGAEMDKACGGACGCGARSGAAARVVGRAIIIVGIAGLIGVIDSVRRPVQLALRPTAPAAIRATGAGQGADVDAQPDREPGVSEPVVLDVRITLAQARALYDSGDAEFIDAREANEYGPGHIPGAYNLTQADFRGSRTPDVLTYLDPSRPVVIYCGGGECHASENVAILLQQAGFASIHIMVEGFPSWVEAGYEVEASHDESEEGGGS; encoded by the coding sequence ATGCCACCGTTCGAGGGGGCGGGCGCTGAGATGGATAAGGCGTGCGGGGGTGCGTGCGGGTGCGGCGCGCGATCGGGTGCTGCTGCGCGCGTCGTGGGGCGGGCGATCATCATCGTGGGCATCGCGGGATTGATCGGCGTGATCGACTCTGTGCGACGGCCGGTGCAGTTGGCGCTGAGGCCGACCGCTCCGGCGGCGATACGTGCCACGGGAGCCGGGCAGGGCGCGGATGTGGATGCACAGCCGGATCGGGAGCCGGGCGTGAGCGAGCCGGTCGTGCTCGACGTTCGGATCACGCTGGCGCAGGCGCGGGCTCTGTATGACTCGGGCGATGCGGAGTTCATCGACGCGCGCGAGGCGAACGAGTATGGGCCCGGCCATATTCCGGGGGCGTACAACCTGACGCAGGCCGACTTCCGGGGGAGCAGGACGCCGGATGTGCTCACCTATCTTGATCCATCGCGGCCGGTGGTGATCTATTGCGGCGGCGGTGAGTGTCACGCTTCGGAGAACGTGGCGATTCTGTTGCAGCAAGCGGGCTTTGCATCGATCCACATCATGGTCGAGGGGTTTCCGTCATGGGTCGAGGCGGGGTATGAGGTTGAGGCCTCGCACGATGAGTCCGAAGAGGGTGGTGGCTCATGA
- a CDS encoding tRNA-dihydrouridine synthase, producing the protein MTLEPLQIGPLRLSTNLLLAPIAGYCDLAFRTVCREFGGLGLACTDLLSPQGLLRGTATSLDLAKTNDFDKPVGMQLYGSDPEIMAQGARWAVEHGATVVDINMGCPVDKVTKKDGGSKLLTDLSRAVAVAERVRKELDTIPLSAAEWSKRLGDARIAASSLSHSPASPPRPSAAHRVESLSSPLPVAHSPSPLPVTVPLTCKMRLCWHTSDYESGSACSPHLARMLADVGVSAVTVHGRTTEDKFAGSVRLEGIARVVESVRGAIPVIGNGDVREPEDAARMMRETGCAGVMIGRGALSTPWIFRSAWGVLTTGTAPAAPTEPEIIEMIRRFFTLMREQRDDRYALFQISRRISWFAKRLGMEPGGTRHGVKPFKEAIRLATHPDQVHEALDAYLRGDLRTYFQDAERVQGAEAE; encoded by the coding sequence GTGACGCTTGAGCCCCTCCAGATCGGTCCGCTGCGACTTTCGACGAACCTGTTGCTTGCGCCGATCGCGGGGTATTGCGATCTGGCGTTCAGGACGGTGTGCCGCGAGTTTGGCGGGCTGGGCTTGGCGTGCACGGATCTGTTGTCGCCTCAGGGGTTGCTCCGGGGGACGGCGACGTCGCTGGACCTTGCGAAGACGAACGACTTTGACAAGCCGGTGGGGATGCAGCTTTACGGGAGCGACCCGGAGATCATGGCGCAGGGGGCGCGGTGGGCGGTGGAGCACGGCGCGACCGTGGTGGACATCAACATGGGGTGCCCGGTCGACAAGGTGACCAAGAAGGACGGGGGATCCAAGCTTCTGACCGATCTTTCCCGGGCTGTTGCGGTTGCCGAGCGCGTGCGAAAGGAACTCGACACCATCCCGCTCTCGGCGGCGGAGTGGTCGAAGCGACTGGGCGATGCCCGCATTGCCGCTTCCTCCCTCTCTCATTCGCCCGCTTCGCCTCCGCGGCCCTCCGCGGCCCACCGCGTTGAGTCCCTTTCTTCACCATTGCCCGTTGCCCATTCCCCATCGCCTCTCCCCGTCACTGTTCCTCTCACGTGCAAGATGCGGTTGTGCTGGCACACATCGGATTATGAGTCGGGGAGCGCGTGCTCGCCTCATCTCGCGCGGATGCTGGCGGATGTGGGGGTGAGCGCGGTCACGGTGCATGGGCGGACGACGGAGGACAAGTTCGCGGGGAGCGTGCGGCTGGAGGGGATCGCCCGGGTGGTGGAGTCGGTGCGGGGCGCGATCCCTGTGATCGGGAACGGGGATGTGCGCGAGCCCGAGGATGCGGCGAGGATGATGCGCGAGACGGGGTGCGCGGGCGTGATGATCGGGCGGGGCGCGCTTTCGACGCCGTGGATCTTCCGGAGCGCGTGGGGGGTGCTCACGACGGGCACGGCACCTGCGGCACCGACGGAGCCCGAGATCATCGAGATGATCCGGCGGTTCTTCACGCTGATGCGCGAGCAGCGGGACGATCGGTACGCGCTGTTCCAGATTTCGAGGCGGATCTCGTGGTTTGCCAAGCGGCTCGGGATGGAGCCGGGCGGCACGCGGCATGGGGTGAAGCCGTTCAAGGAGGCGATCCGGCTGGCGACGCACCCGGATCAGGTGCATGAGGCGTTGGATGCCTATCTGCGAGGGGATCTTCGGACGTACTTCCAGGATGCCGAGCGAGTCCAGGGTGCAGAGGCCGAATAA
- a CDS encoding DEAD/DEAH box helicase, translating into MAGEMVEIVKLDHDPDLDVPDPVAPEHKPLSPEIFDTEMTFEQLGLTEPIQRAIKAMGFRHPTRIQAQLVPVALTGKDVLGQAKTGTGKTAAFGLPLLNMCTPGEPFQALILGPTRELAVQIHNDLANFGRYTGLSAVTVYGGKPIRQQAARLAKNPEIIVGTPGRVIDMVERGHLRLHNVKFAVLDEVDRMFDIGFRDDIRKILKMCPTDRQTMFVSATISNEIEDLARRHMRDPEKIVTSSGSLTVSLVQQHYLTVQPWDKKRLLAHLLTHEEPALTVVFCRLKRTCDELVQYLARKDIEAHAIHGDLPQSKRNAVMAQLKSGKLEVLIASDLASRGIDVDGVTHVINYDLPEDPDIYVHRIGRTARAGKQGVAWSLVTPEQGELLTQIEHLINTEIPKLDYPDFQPGPVPDGYRQQREQDAQLKQMRSQKFNRYATPAPPPAGAAATAAQPVDQEKLAAKFPGGIIPTQLPTKRMFGKVRTSRTAKLDAAPPPPPPGGTPPAST; encoded by the coding sequence ATGGCAGGCGAGATGGTCGAGATCGTGAAACTCGACCACGATCCGGACCTCGACGTCCCGGATCCCGTCGCCCCCGAGCACAAGCCGCTCTCCCCCGAAATCTTCGACACCGAAATGACCTTCGAGCAGCTCGGATTGACCGAGCCGATCCAGCGTGCGATCAAGGCGATGGGGTTCCGGCATCCCACACGCATCCAGGCCCAGCTCGTTCCCGTTGCCCTCACAGGCAAAGACGTGCTCGGCCAAGCCAAGACCGGCACCGGCAAGACCGCCGCGTTCGGTCTGCCCCTGCTCAACATGTGCACACCCGGCGAGCCCTTCCAGGCACTTATCCTGGGCCCGACGCGCGAACTCGCCGTGCAGATCCACAACGACCTCGCCAACTTCGGTCGCTACACAGGCCTCAGCGCTGTCACCGTCTACGGAGGCAAGCCGATCCGCCAGCAGGCGGCACGCCTCGCCAAGAACCCCGAGATCATCGTCGGCACACCCGGGCGCGTGATCGACATGGTCGAACGCGGACACCTCCGCCTCCACAACGTCAAGTTCGCCGTCCTCGACGAAGTCGACCGCATGTTCGACATCGGCTTCCGCGACGACATCCGCAAGATCCTCAAGATGTGCCCGACCGATCGCCAGACCATGTTCGTCTCGGCGACGATCTCGAACGAGATCGAGGACCTTGCCCGTCGCCACATGCGCGACCCCGAGAAGATCGTCACCTCCTCCGGTTCGCTCACCGTCTCGCTCGTCCAGCAGCACTACCTCACCGTCCAGCCGTGGGACAAGAAACGCCTCCTCGCACACCTCCTGACCCACGAAGAACCCGCGCTCACAGTCGTCTTCTGCCGCCTCAAGCGAACCTGCGACGAACTGGTGCAGTATCTCGCTCGAAAGGACATCGAGGCACACGCCATCCACGGCGATCTCCCCCAGAGCAAACGCAACGCCGTCATGGCTCAGCTCAAGAGCGGCAAGCTCGAAGTGCTCATCGCCTCCGACCTCGCATCCCGCGGCATCGACGTTGACGGCGTCACGCACGTCATCAACTACGATCTCCCCGAAGACCCCGACATCTACGTCCATCGCATCGGACGCACCGCCCGCGCCGGAAAGCAGGGCGTCGCATGGTCGCTCGTCACCCCCGAGCAAGGCGAACTCCTGACCCAGATCGAGCACCTGATCAACACCGAGATCCCCAAGCTCGATTACCCGGACTTCCAACCCGGCCCCGTCCCCGACGGCTACCGCCAGCAACGCGAGCAGGACGCCCAGCTCAAGCAGATGCGCTCGCAGAAATTCAATCGCTACGCAACGCCCGCGCCGCCCCCGGCCGGCGCAGCCGCCACCGCCGCCCAGCCCGTGGACCAGGAGAAACTCGCCGCGAAGTTCCCCGGTGGGATCATCCCGACGCAACTCCCGACCAAGCGCATGTTCGGCAAGGTCCGCACAAGCCGCACCGCCAAACTCGACGCCGCGCCGCCGCCGCCCCCACCCGGCGGAACGCCGCCCGCTTCGACTTGA
- a CDS encoding DUF1573 domain-containing protein gives MRTLPTAAMIVVGTFVGHRACAQLLAPPAAPAPAASPLLGNAAISFDRTTHDFGEVLDDVNVDTTFRFTNTGDTTLEILDHRATCGCTVPEISKRSLLPGESATIKVVFHPAHKKGMQHQTVTLLTNARDQEQVQLVINANVKQMTWTEPAVAHFSRIDKGDPRAVVIEVLSRVPGFKVESVAVTNEVVFRAEVGEASEVKSEEGEIFRKYPVRVTLAPTVPIGNHSETIAIRTNDPKKPVVQQQVIAEVLGDLVPNPNRISLGVVRPGDPLRAEFRVTSRSGKPFKILKSQVVPANAGNLVVEVEAISEGGTSEVKVVLTGTAPNAVQPIRGKIEFTTDNKDQPKVEVPFYATVRGGGR, from the coding sequence ATGAGAACCCTGCCAACAGCCGCGATGATTGTTGTGGGCACGTTTGTGGGCCATCGTGCGTGCGCGCAGTTGCTCGCGCCGCCCGCTGCGCCGGCCCCTGCCGCGTCGCCTTTGCTCGGGAATGCGGCGATCAGCTTCGATCGCACGACGCACGATTTCGGCGAGGTGCTCGACGATGTGAACGTTGACACGACGTTCAGATTCACGAATACGGGGGATACGACGCTGGAGATTCTCGATCACCGCGCGACGTGCGGCTGCACGGTGCCGGAGATCTCGAAGCGTTCGCTGCTTCCGGGTGAGTCGGCGACGATCAAGGTCGTGTTCCATCCGGCGCACAAGAAGGGGATGCAGCACCAGACGGTGACGCTTCTGACGAATGCTCGGGATCAGGAGCAGGTTCAGTTGGTGATCAACGCGAACGTCAAGCAGATGACCTGGACGGAGCCGGCGGTCGCCCACTTCTCGAGGATTGACAAGGGCGATCCGCGGGCCGTGGTGATCGAGGTGCTTTCGCGGGTGCCCGGGTTCAAGGTCGAAAGCGTCGCGGTGACGAACGAGGTCGTCTTCCGCGCAGAGGTGGGCGAGGCGAGCGAGGTGAAGAGCGAGGAAGGGGAGATTTTCAGGAAGTACCCGGTGCGGGTCACGCTTGCGCCGACGGTGCCGATCGGGAATCACAGCGAGACGATCGCGATTCGCACGAACGACCCGAAGAAGCCGGTCGTTCAGCAGCAGGTGATCGCGGAGGTGCTCGGCGACCTGGTGCCGAATCCGAATCGGATCTCGCTCGGAGTTGTCCGTCCTGGGGATCCGCTTCGTGCGGAGTTCAGGGTGACGAGCAGGAGCGGGAAGCCGTTCAAGATTCTGAAGTCGCAGGTTGTGCCGGCGAATGCGGGGAATCTGGTTGTGGAAGTCGAGGCGATCTCCGAGGGCGGCACCTCCGAGGTGAAGGTTGTGCTGACGGGGACCGCGCCGAACGCGGTGCAGCCGATTCGCGGGAAGATTGAGTTCACGACGGACAACAAGGACCAGCCCAAGGTTGAGGTGCCGTTCTATGCCACCGTTCGAGGGGGCGGGCGCTGA
- a CDS encoding amidohydrolase family protein: MKSHRVVQEKVYRALQTTAGELGIPVTGHVDNEVGITVAAEYPQQQEHLDAIPAALIANPAAASQFGQIPPGPVLDAIDTNRLPELAKKLAAAGIWSVPTLSLFETILDQKSPTAELMARPEMRYIVPQAVGQWAEQRNATKFPALWGVDYGERVAALRKQITLALADAGVGLMAGSDSPQFFKVVGFSLHDELASLAACGLGAERALACATSNPARYMDSLPNRGSATGVPPDFGSIAPGKRADLVLLDADPTVDIRSTRRIQAVMLRGRLIQRAELDALLAEVERSARPPFNQEPPLKSDL, encoded by the coding sequence ATCAAATCTCACCGCGTCGTTCAGGAGAAGGTCTACCGCGCGCTCCAGACCACCGCCGGTGAACTCGGTATCCCGGTCACCGGACATGTAGACAACGAAGTCGGCATCACCGTCGCGGCGGAGTACCCGCAGCAACAGGAACACCTGGACGCAATCCCGGCCGCTTTGATCGCCAATCCGGCCGCCGCATCCCAGTTCGGACAGATCCCCCCCGGCCCCGTGCTCGACGCCATCGACACGAACCGGCTTCCCGAGCTCGCGAAGAAACTCGCCGCAGCGGGCATCTGGTCCGTCCCAACGCTCTCACTCTTCGAGACCATCCTCGATCAGAAGAGCCCCACCGCCGAGCTGATGGCCCGACCCGAGATGCGCTACATCGTCCCCCAAGCCGTCGGGCAATGGGCCGAACAACGCAACGCGACCAAGTTCCCAGCACTCTGGGGCGTGGACTACGGCGAACGCGTCGCCGCTCTCCGAAAGCAGATCACCCTCGCGCTCGCCGATGCTGGCGTCGGCCTCATGGCAGGATCCGACTCACCACAATTCTTCAAGGTCGTCGGCTTCTCCCTTCACGACGAGCTCGCGTCCCTCGCCGCATGCGGCCTCGGCGCCGAGCGTGCCCTCGCCTGCGCGACCTCAAATCCGGCACGCTACATGGACTCGCTCCCGAACCGTGGCTCCGCAACCGGAGTCCCACCCGACTTCGGCTCCATCGCACCCGGCAAACGCGCCGACCTTGTTCTCCTCGACGCCGATCCGACCGTCGACATCCGCTCAACACGCCGTATCCAAGCGGTCATGCTCAGAGGCCGACTCATCCAGCGTGCCGAACTCGACGCGCTCCTCGCCGAGGTCGAGCGATCCGCCCGCCCACCCTTCAACCAAGAGCCGCCCCTGAAATCAGACCTCTGA